A region of the Leeuwenhoekiella sp. MAR_2009_132 genome:
CAATCTTTTTGGAGCAGCTAATTATACGGTAATTGATCCTGATGATCAATTGAGTTTGATGAAAATGGCTTGTGGCACTGCAAAAGAAGATTATGGTAAAACCAGACTAAAGCCTCAACAGCTTTTAGACTTGTTTTCATTTGCGAGAAATACCCGTATTAACCTAACTGAAACCCTTCGGAAAATCATTTTTAAAGGGAAAGATGATTTACAAACCACAGAAGACATCAATGCGCTAAAGCCACAGGTAGAATTGCTTATCAAAGAATATCAAAGTCAAAAAATGCGCCAGCAGTATTTAGATTACGATGATCTTCTTTTAGTAGTTGCAAACAGGCTCAATAAGGATGAAGAAGCACGACAGATTCTTGCCAAGGCATACGATCATATTTTAATTGATGAGATGCAGGATACAAACCCCTTACAGTGGTATTTACTTAAACCTTTTGAGCACATATGCAATTTGTTTTGTGTAGGTGATGATGCCCAATCTATTTACAGTTTTAGAGGTGCAGATTTTAAAAATGTGCATTTGTTTACAGAGCGTATAAAAGATTCTGAAATTAAGGTTTTAGACAAAAATTACAGATCTACGCAAGAGATTTTAGATATCTCAAACTGGCTTCTGGAGACCTCTCCCATTAATTACAATAAAAAACTAACGGCGAGTCGTGGTCCCGGAAAACTACCCACTATACTCAATGTTGCCAACCAGTTTGAAGAAGCAAATTATATCGCAAATCATATATTAGAAAGTTTCTCTGAAGGTGGAAATTCGTTTTCAGAGTTTTTGATTCTTAGCAGATCGCAATATTATACGCGCCCATTGCAGGCTGTATTTTTACAAAAGAAAATACCTTATCAAACCTTTGGCGGAAGAAAATTTCTAGAAGCCGCTCACATTAAAGATTTAGTTTCGGTATTGCGCGTTATAAACAATCCTCTAGATGAAATTGCCTGGATACGGTTTTTTACATTTATACACGGTATAGGTGCGGTAAAGGCCACAAATTATATGTCTGAAGTAATGCGTATAGACCGGGAGAATGTAGATGTGGTTGATCTTACCACCATCATTCCCGGTAAAGAAGGTCTTAAAGCTAAAAGTTATTACGATGCGGCTTACGAGAATAAAGGCAACGTAAAACAAGCTATTAAAGACCTGTATAAGACCATGGAGTTTGATCTGGCTATGAAGTACAGCAAAGACTGGTACGAGAAACGTAAAGGTGATTTCCCGGTGCTAGAAATTTTATCTGAGAATTACTCGACGCTGGGTGAATTTATTTCTGAAGGTATTCTTGACAATTCGGCAAATGTCGCAGGAAGTAATACGCTGGGTGGCTCAAAAATTAATACCGCAGAACTTAAAGATCACGTGACGATCTCAACCGTACATTCCGCTAAAGGTCTCGAGGCAGATGTATGCTTTGTACTTAATGTTTCTCCTAAAAACTACCCATCTGCCTATAGTTTAGGAAATAGTGATGAAGTTGAAGAAGACCGTCGCGTTTTATATGTGGCATTAACGCGCGCTAAAAATGATCTTATTATTACGCGTTCTAAAGAATCTATTAATGCGTATCATCATCAGACCAATGCAGAAGAAGATGACACATCAAAAAGCGCCTATTTTTTAGAAGGACTTCCAGAGCATTTAGCACATCAAACTTCACCAAAAAGTTTTACGGCCACCGTTGAAGATGCGAAGAAAGTCAAGCCTATTGATTTAGATTTAGGAATGGATTTTAGCTAATCATCTTAAGTTTTTATTAGTATCGATTTATGTATTATTTATAACTATTTAATATTTCGTTACAAGATATGCCTGTTTCATAGTACTACTTTTATAAAATCTTTCTAGGATAATAAATTCGAATAGAAAGACTAACATAAAAGGACTATGAAATCACTTAAAAGTAACAATAACGACCACTTCTCCGGCTTAAATAATCTGGAAGATTTTATAGTAGAAAGCGATCATCCCTGTGTAATGGCACAAACGGTTTTTAAAACAAAAGCAGTTAGTCATTTTAAGTTTGACAATATTGAAAATCCGTCAAATGATCATATCATACTTCATAGATTAAAAAGGTATATTGATGCCTATGATTTTAATTCTAAGAAATTTCAAACCTTTATAATAGAATTCACAGACGATTATTGTAAAACTGAAATAGAATTTGAAACTGATTTGTGGAACTTTCTAGGTCGTCTTAAAAAACATGATAAACACGAATGGGACCCTGCTGTAAGTGCAGATATTACCGATGCTAACTTTAGTTATAGCTTATTAGGAAAAGCATTTTATATAATAGGTATGCACCCTAACAGTTCTAGAAATGCACGAAAAACAAAAAACGTAACTTTAGTTTTCAATTTGCATCATCAATTTGAAATTTTAAGAAATATGGGCGTTTACGGCAATGTACGCGACCGCATACGTAAAAGAGATCTAGAAAAAAACGGATCGATAAATCCTATGCTAGCAGATTTCGGGAATAGTTCTGAAGCTTTACAATATAGCGGCAGACAGGTTACTGAAAAATGGGAATGTCCTTTTAAACACTAAACAACCATGTTAAAAACAATACCAATACAATCTGGAGATTCATTTACTTTAAAAAAAGGCCAATTTTTAAAAGTTATAGATGTAAAAGGGGAGCAAGTAAGTGATCTTGTAGTCTTCAATGCAAACGATTATAACGAAAAAATTTCTGCCGGTAAGAGTATGGATTTTGAAGAATCAATTCTGTTGACTACCGGCAATTTTATTTGGAGTAATCTGGGGCATAAATTATTAAAAATAATAGAAGATACAAATGGTCGTAATGATTTCTTATTAGCGCCTTGTTCGCAAGAAACATTCGAAATTATGTATGGTATAAATGAAGATCACCCCAGCTGTTTTAATAATCTTACGAATGCTCTTAAAAAATTTGATATTCCCTATTACGACATTCCTACAGCATTCAATGTTTTTATGAATGTTCAATTTGATCAGGCTGGAAAAATTTCAGTCTTACCTCCTACTTCTAAAGCGGGAGATTATGTGATTTTTGAAGCACAAATAGATTTAGTAGGTGCCTTAACTGCCTGCTCCGCCAGCGATAGTAATGGTGGATCATTTAAGCCTATACAGTTTGAAATCTTAGATACAATTTAAAAATGGAGTCTTTATTAATAACTGTACTAGGAATCATTGCAGGCGTATTTACAACTATAGCAGTTCTTCCTCAGGTTTTTAAAGTTATTAAAACAAAATCTGCAGAAGATATTTCTATCTGGATGTTTGTATGCTTACTAATAGGTGTAGGATCCTGGACGCTTTACGGTATTGTAAAAGAAGACTGGCCTATTATAATTACTAATGGATTATCCGTTTTATTTAATGGTATTATGGTTTATATAAAACTGAAATATTCTAAATAAATCAGATTATGAATGATTTTTTCAAAAAAAATAAACTATCAATTTACGGCGGTTTTCTAACTTTTATATTTTTAGGAATAGGTGTGTTTTTTCTGGGAGATATGAGTGGTTACAAAGCTAAAGAGCTTATTGAAGCTTCTCTGTCTGGTATAAATATGTTATGCAATACCATAGTTTTAGGATCTGCCACTATTCTAGCATTACTTCTAACTTTACTGGGAATTAGCACAAGCTCCAATTCAAAATTGAAAAAAGCCCATTATAAACAAGTATTAAACATTGCAAAAATTGATACTATTTTATTTATTTCTGCCTTGATCATGTTTCAAATGTTCAATATTCCTATTACGGAATCTGATAATATGCCTACCGTATGGTTTAAGTATTTATACTGGGTCACCTTATTCTTTTCATCACTCTTAAGCGGAATGATGGTAACCGTAATTCTTTTGCTATATACAACTGTCACTAATATAATTACAATTGTAGGACTTGGTAAGGATCATTATTTAATCTCTGAAGATGAAATTGAAGAGGAAGAGCAGGATTAAATTTTAAAATAGTTAATTGTATTAATTCAAATAGAAAAAAAAGGTAACCGCCCGGTTACCTTTTTTATTAGTTTTTTTTATGCCTTTCGCTTTTTCTTTTTATCATCCTGGTCACCATATTGATTAATATGTTTGTCTTTTAAAGGACCTTTATCAATACTTTTTTTATCTTCTTTCTTATCATTTTTTGTCTTATCACTCATATTCTTAAAATTTAAATAAATTACTAATTATTAATATTTACTTCTTAAAGTTGCAAGATTTATATTTAGATTATAATTAGAAGTATTAGGCAAGAGCAGCATCATTCTGGATTTTGAAGCCTTCACATCAAAATAATAAACACGCAGTTTAAAAGTTTCTGAAGATTCTAAATCTGTAAATTCTCCGTCGCATTTTTTAAAACCTCCATTATCTGTGTAAGATAAACTCAAAATGGTTGCGGTATTTAAAAGCGCTATTTTGTCAAGTTCTGCCTCTGTACATGTGTAACGTTCTAAAAGATCATTTAAAGTTTTATGATAGTGATTTTGGTTAGATAAATACATAGCTGTAATATTTTCATTAGTTATATTTTAAATTTAGTAACTTAAATTCAAACGTTATTTCCGAAATATTATAATTGTGCAAAATTTAATATTATTATATAATAAATTGT
Encoded here:
- a CDS encoding ATP-dependent helicase, producing MIEKSNNSENYNQKQREAIEFSGKHLLLLAGAGTGKTKTIVGRAEYLINNGFRPEKIQILTFTKRAASEIVERVKAGIADQDVRSLNGSTFHSWCNQLIIKFPNLFGAANYTVIDPDDQLSLMKMACGTAKEDYGKTRLKPQQLLDLFSFARNTRINLTETLRKIIFKGKDDLQTTEDINALKPQVELLIKEYQSQKMRQQYLDYDDLLLVVANRLNKDEEARQILAKAYDHILIDEMQDTNPLQWYLLKPFEHICNLFCVGDDAQSIYSFRGADFKNVHLFTERIKDSEIKVLDKNYRSTQEILDISNWLLETSPINYNKKLTASRGPGKLPTILNVANQFEEANYIANHILESFSEGGNSFSEFLILSRSQYYTRPLQAVFLQKKIPYQTFGGRKFLEAAHIKDLVSVLRVINNPLDEIAWIRFFTFIHGIGAVKATNYMSEVMRIDRENVDVVDLTTIIPGKEGLKAKSYYDAAYENKGNVKQAIKDLYKTMEFDLAMKYSKDWYEKRKGDFPVLEILSENYSTLGEFISEGILDNSANVAGSNTLGGSKINTAELKDHVTISTVHSAKGLEADVCFVLNVSPKNYPSAYSLGNSDEVEEDRRVLYVALTRAKNDLIITRSKESINAYHHQTNAEEDDTSKSAYFLEGLPEHLAHQTSPKSFTATVEDAKKVKPIDLDLGMDFS
- a CDS encoding DUF1989 domain-containing protein, with the translated sequence MLKTIPIQSGDSFTLKKGQFLKVIDVKGEQVSDLVVFNANDYNEKISAGKSMDFEESILLTTGNFIWSNLGHKLLKIIEDTNGRNDFLLAPCSQETFEIMYGINEDHPSCFNNLTNALKKFDIPYYDIPTAFNVFMNVQFDQAGKISVLPPTSKAGDYVIFEAQIDLVGALTACSASDSNGGSFKPIQFEILDTI
- the gntA gene encoding guanitoxin biosynthesis heme-dependent pre-guanitoxin N-hydroxylase GntA; the protein is MKSLKSNNNDHFSGLNNLEDFIVESDHPCVMAQTVFKTKAVSHFKFDNIENPSNDHIILHRLKRYIDAYDFNSKKFQTFIIEFTDDYCKTEIEFETDLWNFLGRLKKHDKHEWDPAVSADITDANFSYSLLGKAFYIIGMHPNSSRNARKTKNVTLVFNLHHQFEILRNMGVYGNVRDRIRKRDLEKNGSINPMLADFGNSSEALQYSGRQVTEKWECPFKH
- a CDS encoding SemiSWEET family sugar transporter, with the protein product MESLLITVLGIIAGVFTTIAVLPQVFKVIKTKSAEDISIWMFVCLLIGVGSWTLYGIVKEDWPIIITNGLSVLFNGIMVYIKLKYSK